Proteins encoded by one window of Chondromyces crocatus:
- a CDS encoding lipid-transfer protein, protein MSRRVNVIGVGMVKFQKPGASDDYNVMAAKAARTALEDAGVPYEDVEEAYAGYVYGDSTCGQRALYEVGLSGIPIVNVNNNCATGSTALYLARQAIEGGLAECVLALGFEQMEKGALASKFTDRTNPMDKHVGLMSDVQGFGDAPPTAQMFGGAGREYRWKYGTKRETFGKIAEKARKHASKNPYALFNQVLSLDEIMASPEVFDPLTRYQCCPPTCGAAAAVLCSEDYARRKGIQNPVWIAAQAMTTDVPSVFGEQSMIKMIGYDMTALAAKKVYQKAGLGPEDVKVVELHDCFTANELLTYEALGLCKEGEAEKFIWDEDNTYGGKYVTNPSGGLLSKGHPLGATGLAQCTELVWQLRGKADQRQVEGAKVALQHNLGLGGACVVTMYRRD, encoded by the coding sequence ATGAGTCGACGAGTCAACGTGATCGGCGTGGGGATGGTGAAGTTCCAGAAGCCCGGCGCCAGCGACGATTACAACGTGATGGCCGCGAAGGCGGCCCGGACCGCGCTCGAAGACGCGGGCGTTCCTTACGAGGACGTCGAGGAGGCCTACGCGGGCTACGTCTACGGCGACAGCACGTGTGGTCAGCGCGCGCTGTACGAGGTGGGCCTGAGCGGCATCCCCATCGTCAACGTGAACAACAACTGCGCGACCGGCTCCACCGCGCTCTACCTGGCGCGGCAGGCCATCGAGGGAGGGCTCGCCGAATGCGTGCTCGCCCTTGGTTTCGAGCAGATGGAGAAGGGCGCGCTCGCGTCGAAGTTCACCGATCGCACCAACCCGATGGACAAGCACGTCGGCCTGATGAGCGACGTGCAGGGCTTCGGCGATGCGCCGCCCACCGCGCAGATGTTCGGTGGGGCTGGCCGTGAGTACCGCTGGAAGTACGGCACCAAGCGGGAGACCTTCGGCAAGATCGCCGAGAAGGCACGCAAGCATGCGTCGAAGAACCCTTACGCCCTGTTCAACCAGGTCCTCTCCCTCGACGAGATCATGGCCTCTCCCGAGGTCTTCGATCCGCTGACCCGCTACCAGTGCTGCCCGCCCACCTGCGGGGCAGCCGCCGCGGTGCTCTGCTCCGAAGACTACGCGCGCCGCAAGGGCATCCAGAACCCGGTCTGGATCGCCGCGCAGGCCATGACCACCGACGTGCCCTCGGTCTTCGGCGAACAGAGCATGATCAAGATGATCGGCTACGACATGACCGCACTCGCCGCGAAGAAGGTCTACCAGAAGGCAGGCCTTGGTCCCGAGGACGTCAAGGTCGTCGAGCTGCACGACTGCTTCACCGCCAACGAGCTGCTCACGTACGAGGCACTCGGGCTGTGCAAGGAGGGCGAGGCCGAGAAGTTCATCTGGGACGAGGACAACACCTACGGCGGCAAGTACGTCACGAACCCTTCGGGCGGCCTGCTCTCCAAGGGCCATCCCCTTGGCGCCACGGGCCTCGCCCAGTGCACCGAGCTCGTGTGGCAGCTCCGCGGTAAGGCCGATCAGCGACAGGTCGAGGGCGCGAAGGTCGCGCTCCAGCACAACCTCGGCCTCGGTGGCGCTTGCGTCGTCACCATGTACCGACGCGACTGA
- a CDS encoding serine/threonine-protein kinase, which yields MTVDGQLAGGAVSDVARARAMAFLGRSILDRYKVEDLVAMGGLAAVLRARVIGNGEEVALKILHPDTEQLPELVDRFKREAIAGRHIYHPNVAAVHEVIQLEDGTWCMVMEYVRGVTLRSLIEHGPMQPLRAAKIARQIAVGLNAAHDMGIIHRDMKPLNVMVCAGPDGGDEVVKVIDFGLARVPVDELRVGVEANHELTQAGVVMGTMAYLAPEAALGMRSIDKRSDLYALGVVLYEMLSGLHPFDAATPSEMFAKHRKAPVPPIKERAQGVRVPQTLETLARKLLEKDPEERSPNARAVIAALDATIRELEEDATGGVLRGWRMVVAAGGVGVMLAAGIAAYLLAGR from the coding sequence ATGACGGTGGACGGGCAGCTCGCGGGCGGCGCAGTGAGCGACGTGGCGCGGGCGCGCGCGATGGCCTTTCTCGGTCGCTCCATCCTCGATCGTTACAAGGTGGAGGATCTCGTCGCCATGGGCGGGCTGGCGGCGGTGCTCCGCGCCAGGGTGATCGGTAACGGCGAGGAGGTCGCGCTCAAGATCCTTCACCCGGATACCGAACAGCTCCCCGAGCTGGTCGATCGCTTCAAGCGAGAGGCGATCGCCGGGCGGCACATCTATCACCCGAACGTCGCGGCAGTGCACGAGGTCATCCAGCTCGAGGACGGGACCTGGTGCATGGTGATGGAGTACGTGCGTGGGGTGACGCTGCGCTCGCTCATCGAGCACGGGCCGATGCAGCCGCTCCGCGCGGCGAAGATCGCGCGGCAGATCGCCGTCGGGCTGAACGCGGCGCACGACATGGGCATCATCCACCGCGACATGAAGCCGCTGAACGTGATGGTCTGCGCAGGACCTGACGGCGGCGACGAGGTGGTCAAGGTCATCGATTTCGGCCTGGCCCGCGTGCCGGTGGACGAGCTGCGCGTCGGTGTCGAGGCGAACCACGAGCTGACCCAGGCAGGGGTGGTGATGGGCACGATGGCCTACCTCGCACCCGAGGCCGCCCTCGGGATGCGCTCCATCGACAAACGCTCCGATCTCTACGCGCTGGGCGTGGTGCTCTACGAGATGCTCTCTGGACTTCACCCGTTCGATGCGGCGACGCCGAGCGAGATGTTCGCGAAGCACCGGAAGGCGCCGGTCCCCCCCATCAAAGAGCGCGCGCAAGGCGTGCGTGTGCCGCAGACCCTGGAGACGCTGGCGAGGAAGCTTCTGGAGAAGGATCCGGAGGAGCGAAGCCCGAACGCGCGCGCGGTGATCGCTGCACTGGACGCGACGATTCGAGAGCTCGAAGAGGATGCCACGGGGGGCGTGCTGCGCGGATGGCGCATGGTGGTCGCTGCTGGTGGTGTGGGGGTGATGCTCGCAGCAGGGATTGCGGCGTACCTGCTCGCTGGTAGATGA
- a CDS encoding MBL fold metallo-hydrolase, which yields MGRFDHLATRPARGPADILRWKVLDPLTGKHGKPRRDAEPFVTPTRPWSRDLVLSGAPSLTWIGHASFLLSMGGTRALLDPVWRDAPGPLRRLVPPGIPLADLPSIDAVLLTHNHRDHFDTWTLERLGATPVYVAPLGHAALLRSVGATKIVELDWWQSATVGSLEITLVPARHWSMRAPWDRNDALWGGYLVRGPEGTAYHSGDTAFFDDFARIGERAGTIDWAMLPIGAYEPRWFMKPQHMNPDDAVEAYHLLGARNFVAMHWGTYQLTDEPPGEPPARTRALWAERKLPEASLWLLDVGETRALGR from the coding sequence GTGGGACGCTTCGATCACCTCGCCACACGGCCGGCCCGCGGTCCCGCCGACATCCTCCGTTGGAAGGTGCTCGACCCCCTCACCGGCAAGCACGGCAAACCGCGCCGTGACGCCGAGCCCTTCGTCACCCCGACCCGCCCTTGGTCGCGCGATCTGGTCCTCAGCGGTGCCCCCAGCCTCACCTGGATCGGCCACGCCTCGTTTCTGCTCTCGATGGGTGGCACGCGTGCCCTCCTCGATCCCGTCTGGCGCGACGCCCCTGGCCCCCTCCGCCGCCTCGTGCCGCCCGGCATCCCGCTCGCGGACCTGCCCTCCATCGACGCGGTGCTCCTCACGCACAACCACCGCGATCACTTCGACACGTGGACCCTGGAGCGCCTCGGCGCTACCCCCGTCTACGTCGCTCCCCTCGGCCATGCCGCCCTGCTCCGGAGCGTCGGCGCCACGAAGATCGTCGAACTCGACTGGTGGCAGAGCGCCACGGTCGGGAGCCTCGAGATCACCCTCGTCCCCGCGCGGCACTGGTCCATGCGGGCCCCCTGGGATCGTAACGACGCCCTGTGGGGTGGGTATCTCGTCCGTGGCCCCGAGGGCACGGCCTACCACTCCGGGGACACAGCGTTCTTCGACGACTTCGCCCGCATCGGAGAGCGCGCCGGGACCATCGACTGGGCCATGCTCCCCATCGGGGCTTACGAGCCACGGTGGTTCATGAAGCCGCAGCACATGAACCCGGACGACGCCGTGGAGGCCTACCATCTGCTCGGCGCCCGCAATTTCGTCGCCATGCACTGGGGAACGTACCAGCTCACCGACGAGCCACCGGGCGAGCCTCCCGCACGCACACGGGCGCTCTGGGCCGAGCGGAAGCTCCCTGAGGCGTCCCTGTGGCTCCTCGATGTCGGCGAGACCCGCGCGCTCGGTCGCTGA
- a CDS encoding peroxisomal multifunctional enzyme type 2, producing MANELRFDGRVAIVTGAGGGLGRAHALLLASRGAKVIVNDLGGSMHGGGKNSAAADSVVEEIKAAGGEAAANYDSVEEGGRIVQAALDHFGRIDIVINNAGILRDVSFHKMTEEDWDLIYRVHVLGSFRVTHAAWPHLRDQGYGRIVMTASAAGIYGNFGQANYSMAKLGLVGFANTLALEGKKRNVLVNTIAPLAGSRLTETVLPKEIIDNLKPDYVSPLCAYLVHESCTDNGGLFEVGGGFFAKLRWERAEGATLRLGRPFTVEQIAARWGEISGFEKASHPANIAESMQPVMTNLEAGPSKGGNDLIDVDLALGYEYPSLRSRYDERDLSLYALGVGAATDPLDDKELRFVYEMHKDGFFALPTFGVIPAMGALVEQYKQGTKAPGLNYGFERLLHGEQYTEIRRPLPPNAKLTHRIRIKDIWDKGKNAVVVTEVRSSDESGEELLYNEYTSVIRGAGGWGGDRGPGAEVNAPPDRAPDATITEKIGPNQALLYRLSGDVNPLHADPTFATSFGFPKPILHGLCTFGYAGRHVLRAFDIDPRLFKSIKVRFSESVFPGETLVTEMWKESDTRIVFRCRVQERDKPVLSAAAIELHTEIPKPKAKAVSAAAATPSTAQGGGSEDVFIAIRDYLEKNPDHVAKIATIFQLKLANPDSTWTLDVKNGKGAVLQGATDLKPDVTLELSDADFIGMATGKVDPMKLYSGGQLKISGNIMASQKLGFLKKIDPEQAKAAVAAYRAKQGGAATGSPAAPTAVQGGGSEDVFIAIRDYLEKNPDHVAKIATVFQLKLANPDSTWTLDVKNGKGAVLQGATDLKPDVTLELSDADFIGMATGKVDPMKLYSGGQLKISGNIMASQKLGFLKKIDPEQAKAAVAAYRKQQGQGGGAAPSAAASGGQQRASQPAGAAVQDVLEKLPGALGAKAQEIGAVVQLQLTAPDQAWVLDYAEGRSELRPGEAKGAEATVRIAGDDLVALTRGEARLSSLFQHGKVKVDGDVRVAKRLGLLEGLLAGSAGKQS from the coding sequence ATGGCGAACGAGCTGCGTTTCGACGGTAGGGTCGCAATCGTCACCGGCGCTGGAGGAGGGCTCGGGCGAGCACACGCCCTGCTCCTCGCGAGCCGCGGCGCCAAGGTCATCGTCAACGATCTGGGCGGGAGCATGCATGGGGGCGGCAAGAACTCCGCCGCCGCGGACAGCGTCGTCGAGGAGATCAAGGCGGCAGGTGGCGAGGCCGCAGCCAACTACGACTCGGTCGAGGAGGGTGGCCGTATCGTGCAGGCGGCGCTCGACCATTTCGGCCGCATCGACATCGTCATCAACAACGCCGGCATCCTGCGGGACGTCAGCTTCCACAAGATGACCGAGGAGGACTGGGACCTCATCTACCGCGTCCACGTCCTCGGCAGCTTCCGCGTGACCCACGCGGCCTGGCCTCACCTCAGGGACCAGGGGTACGGCCGGATCGTCATGACGGCCTCCGCCGCCGGCATCTACGGCAACTTTGGCCAGGCAAACTACAGCATGGCGAAGCTCGGCCTCGTCGGCTTCGCCAATACGCTCGCGCTCGAAGGCAAGAAGCGCAACGTCCTCGTCAACACCATCGCCCCCCTGGCGGGTTCGCGGCTCACCGAGACGGTGCTCCCCAAGGAGATCATCGACAACCTCAAGCCCGACTACGTGAGCCCGCTGTGCGCCTACCTCGTCCACGAGAGCTGCACCGACAATGGAGGGCTCTTCGAGGTCGGCGGCGGCTTCTTCGCCAAGCTGCGCTGGGAGCGCGCCGAGGGCGCCACGCTTCGCCTGGGCCGCCCCTTCACCGTGGAGCAGATCGCTGCGCGCTGGGGCGAGATCAGCGGGTTCGAGAAGGCGTCGCATCCCGCCAACATCGCGGAGTCGATGCAGCCGGTGATGACCAACCTGGAGGCGGGCCCCAGCAAGGGCGGCAACGATCTCATCGATGTCGATCTCGCCCTCGGCTACGAGTACCCCTCACTCCGATCGCGCTACGACGAACGAGATCTCTCGCTCTACGCGCTCGGCGTCGGTGCCGCCACCGATCCGCTCGACGACAAGGAGCTGCGCTTCGTCTACGAGATGCACAAGGATGGCTTCTTCGCGCTGCCCACCTTCGGGGTCATCCCCGCCATGGGCGCCCTGGTCGAGCAATACAAGCAGGGCACCAAGGCTCCTGGCCTCAACTACGGCTTCGAGCGGCTCCTCCACGGCGAGCAGTACACCGAGATCCGTCGCCCGCTCCCCCCGAACGCGAAGCTCACCCACCGCATCCGGATCAAGGACATCTGGGACAAGGGCAAGAACGCGGTGGTCGTCACCGAGGTGCGTAGCTCCGACGAGTCGGGCGAGGAGCTCTTGTACAACGAGTACACCTCCGTCATCCGCGGTGCCGGAGGCTGGGGCGGCGATCGTGGCCCGGGCGCCGAGGTCAACGCGCCGCCGGATCGCGCGCCCGATGCCACCATCACCGAGAAGATCGGCCCCAACCAGGCCCTCCTCTACCGGCTGTCGGGTGACGTGAACCCGCTGCACGCCGACCCCACCTTCGCCACCAGCTTCGGGTTCCCGAAGCCCATCCTGCATGGCCTCTGCACGTTCGGCTATGCCGGCCGGCACGTGCTGCGCGCGTTCGACATCGATCCGCGCCTCTTCAAGAGCATCAAGGTCCGCTTCTCCGAAAGCGTGTTCCCCGGAGAGACGCTCGTCACCGAGATGTGGAAAGAGTCCGATACCCGCATCGTGTTCCGCTGCAGGGTGCAGGAGCGCGACAAGCCCGTGCTCTCTGCCGCGGCGATCGAGCTGCACACCGAGATCCCGAAGCCCAAGGCGAAGGCGGTCTCTGCAGCCGCGGCGACACCTTCCACGGCGCAGGGAGGTGGAAGCGAGGACGTGTTCATCGCCATCCGCGACTACCTCGAGAAGAACCCCGATCACGTCGCCAAGATCGCCACCATCTTCCAGCTCAAGCTCGCCAACCCCGACAGCACCTGGACGCTCGACGTCAAGAACGGCAAGGGCGCCGTCCTTCAAGGCGCCACCGATCTCAAGCCCGACGTCACCCTGGAGCTCAGCGACGCCGACTTCATCGGCATGGCCACCGGCAAGGTCGACCCGATGAAGCTCTACTCCGGTGGGCAGCTCAAGATCTCGGGCAACATCATGGCCTCCCAGAAGCTCGGCTTCCTCAAGAAGATCGATCCCGAGCAGGCCAAGGCCGCCGTCGCTGCGTACCGCGCCAAGCAGGGAGGCGCTGCGACCGGCTCGCCCGCAGCACCGACCGCGGTGCAGGGAGGCGGGAGCGAGGACGTGTTCATCGCCATCCGCGACTACCTCGAGAAGAATCCCGATCACGTCGCCAAGATCGCCACGGTCTTTCAGCTCAAGCTCGCCAACCCCGACAGCACCTGGACGCTCGACGTCAAGAACGGCAAGGGCGCCGTCCTTCAAGGCGCCACCGATCTCAAGCCCGACGTCACCCTGGAACTCAGCGACGCCGACTTCATCGGCATGGCCACCGGCAAGGTCGACCCGATGAAGCTCTACTCCGGCGGACAGCTCAAGATCTCGGGCAACATCATGGCCTCCCAGAAGCTCGGCTTCCTCAAGAAGATCGATCCCGAGCAGGCCAAGGCCGCCGTCGCCGCGTACCGGAAGCAGCAAGGTCAGGGAGGCGGCGCGGCCCCCTCCGCAGCAGCGTCCGGAGGCCAGCAGAGAGCTTCGCAGCCTGCAGGTGCTGCGGTACAGGACGTCCTGGAGAAGCTTCCGGGAGCGCTCGGTGCGAAGGCCCAGGAAATCGGGGCGGTGGTACAGCTCCAGCTCACCGCGCCGGATCAGGCGTGGGTCCTCGACTACGCCGAGGGACGGTCGGAGCTACGGCCGGGAGAAGCGAAGGGCGCGGAGGCCACGGTGCGCATCGCCGGGGACGATCTGGTGGCGCTCACCCGAGGAGAAGCACGCCTGTCATCGCTGTTCCAGCATGGCAAGGTGAAGGTCGACGGTGATGTGCGCGTCGCGAAGAGGCTGGGCCTCCTCGAGGGGCTGCTCGCCGGGAGCGCAGGAAAGCAGAGCTGA